In Argopecten irradians isolate NY chromosome 11, Ai_NY, whole genome shotgun sequence, one DNA window encodes the following:
- the LOC138334702 gene encoding uncharacterized protein, which produces MREKHITMSHQHYVTYKGERYLQAAQPTPLHQCDDCGKRFYSRGQLNRHVKSVHGPRLYCHMCNFSTPGARAYRLREHMRDHQERPRPRGNPRGRRPREVARDQVTFDPPRRTDITPPQTSMLDRCPPSPLLSEWGTSPLVVLGEEVDLLGLGDMELPEVTKEARVGEEAGPVIGTTQLDTRQVLASTPVVETATSGTIVAQQRTQGGAEMVEDVVVPEDILIPGAAVTAEEPTPTETAQVPRLAMTIICWTVSRLL; this is translated from the exons ATGAG AGAAAAACATATCACCATGTCTCACCAACATTATGTTACCTACAAAGGAGAACGTTACCTGCAGGCAGCGCAACCAACCCCCCTTCATCAGTGTGACGATTGCGGCAAGAGGTTTTACAGCAGAGGCCAGCTGAATCGGCATGTCAAGTCGGTACATGGGCCACGTTTGTATTGCCATATGTGTAACTTTTCTACTCCTGGAGCGAGGGCCTACCGATTGAGGGAACACATGAGGGACCATCAGGAGAGACCCCGTCCTAGAGGGAACCCAAGAGGGAGACGGCCGAGGGAGGTGGCGAGGGATCAGGTGACATTTGACCCACCTAGGAGGACGGACATCACACCCCCTCAGACCAGTATGTTGGATAGGTGTCCTCCATCCCCTCTGTTGTCAGAGTGGGGGACTTCGCCGCTTGTGGTTCTGGGAGAGGAGGTGGACCTTTTGGGCCTGGGCGACATGGAGCTCCCTGAAGTGACCAAGGAAGCCAGGGTAGGGGAGGAGGCTGGACCAGTGATAGGAACCACCCAACTGGATACCAGACAAGTACTAGCATCTACACCAGTGGTGGAGACAGCGACCAGTGGGACTATTGTGGCTCAACAAAGGACACAGGGTGGCGCCGAGATGGTGGAGGATGTAGTTGTGCCGGAGGATATCCTCATACCCGGGGCGGCTGTGACGGCTGAGGAGCCTACGCCTACTGAGACAGCACAGGTACCCAGGCTAGCCATGACCATAATATGTTGGACAGTAAGCAGACTGCTTTGA